The genomic region TTCTATCTCTTGCCTCTATGAGAAAAAATAACTAGTTTTACTTTTACATGTGTATAGTTTTGATAGTCTGTAATATTGGTGGGTATAAATTATATATAAGGCACTCACTCATTTCTTAATTTGGGTCTGCCACTGGCGTTGATCATGGTGAGACAAACGCGGGTCAGGGAGGGGATGGTGGGTGCAGGGTGCTCGTGGTAGAGGCGAGGGTGGTTGTCGGCCCTATGCTCGTTCGTGATTGATGAGTAGCGTTGAGGGATGATCCATTAAAGAATGACCGTCTGGATGAAATCGAGAAAGAGAGAGTAGACAGATTAAATAAATTGTACTGTTGTTTTTGTATAGTGGGATTTGTCTAGGGTTAAAATGGTGTGTGGCTTTAGAAGAGACATGAGTGTGTGGGATGGTTCGTAAAGTGTACTTAATTTAGTTTAAATTGATGGGTTTAAGGGGTAGATATTATTTAAATTATTTTTTTTCTAAAAttatttaaattgatattataaaATATAGCTCCACACTAGAGTTGTAAcccattccaaacctcctatataAGTActcctccgtttcgttttagttgtcgctggatagtgcaaaattgaactatccagcgacaactaaaaaacggagggagtattcatCGGCTAAACGATTTCTAGATGCAATCTAGAACAAACTCTATAACAAGGCCTCAGACTTGTAGCATTCTAGTCGACCTAAATAAATTTAGCCCAAAAGACTGCGCGATTCATTGTTGAAACGGAGCTTCGCCTTGCATCTCGGAAGTTGCAACTTGCAACGGATCTGCGCTCTTTGGCCACGGCTCTTCTTCGAGAATAAAAAGGATCCCGAGTCCCGACACCGCAAGGCTTGCATTCCCCAGAGGTCTTGTAGTCTTCTCTTCGGCATCATCCCGCTAATAACCGCTAACCGCCATCCACCACACCGAGCCTCCCGAGCCCTCGCACCTCCATCCCTGTTTCCCATGGCTGTGCCTCCGCGGTGGGCGAACCTCAACATCGACCTGGTGACGGAGATCATGAACCGCATCCCGTGCGCAATCGACCGCGCGCGGATGGCCGCCGTCTGCCAGGCGTGGCTCGCGGGGATCGCGCGGGCAGAGGATCTGACATTTCAGCTCCCGTCGCTCTTCCTCCCACCCGCGGACGTGACTGGCGTCTACTGCTACCTCAGCGGTTGCCGCGAGCACAGCATGTTGCCCTTGCCCGGGCCCCGCTACTTCGGCTCATACGACGGCGGCTGGTTCTTCCTCGCCTACGGCCAGACTCGCGGGCACCGGCTGCTCAACATCCGCACCGGAGACTCCCACGCGCTACCCGACATGGTCCTGGATCAAGCCGCTCACGAAACACACAGCATGGTCATCCTCGCCGCCGCCATCTCGTCCACGCCTGATGACTTGTACGACGCCGCGGGCATCGTCACCTATCAGCCGGACCTCGACGCGCCGCGCCGACGCCACTTCGCGTTCTGGAGCCAAGGGGATGCGGTGGCCGTCTGCAACGTTTtgcccggcgcgccagttgcagtTGGGGCGGGTTGGGAACCGGAGGACGTCGTGTACTACCGGCGCAACTTCCTTTTCCTCACCCATGCTGGGCATATCGTCGTGTGCACCCCGATATATGAAAATGATGATGGTGGGAATATCCTGGTAGTGCCGTGGAAGTTAATGCCCTTCCTGGAACGGAACTTCCGTGACTGCGTATGGGAATGGGAATATCCTGCTAGTACGGTCATCCGCGCTTGCTACCTTGTGGAATCCCGCGGGCTACTGCATATGGTCGTCAGGCTCGCTGCCCATCATCACGCGCCGACGTCGTGGTTCAAGGTGTTCGACATGCAGCCTTTCGATATCATCGAGCCAGACGATGATAACGAGGAGGCTGATGAGAGGAGCTGGACCTGGTACGAGGTGGAAGCAGTATTGTTGGACCGGATGCTGTTCGTGGGGCGAGGATGCTCCAGGTCCTACGAGGTGAGTCAGTACCCGGGGTTCAAGGACGGCATCTTCTTCTTGGATGATCAGAGCTTCTACGACGCCGAGATGATGTTCGGTGGAGTCAGTGAGAGGCAGTACCCTTGCAACGACATCGGCAGGTGGTCGCCGCCGGAAGGGCTGCTGCCTTCCCACGTCGAATTCTACTTCCCGGAGCGGGTTCCTTCGCACAACTCTCCTCCGGTTTGGCTTCTCCCTTGAGACGGCAGGCAGGTCTGTTCCTCTTGCGCGCGGTAACTGTTGGTTCGGCTAAACAGCGAAACAGTAGCTGAAATTGTATGCATACCTAAGACCCAGATGTGTTCTGTttgccgaattttttgtattttagcccttaaacagaaataaattcacgtttagacctaaaaaaattttaaatgcagttttggacccttagctcggcgccataggctgtggcgccgagctaacacagctcggcgccacagcctatggcgccgagctgtgacgtGGCCGCAACGGCTAGCTGCGTCCAGGGCTGACCTGGCGCTgacgtggcggcggcgcggcctcgtagctcggcgccacagatcttggcgccgagctacgaattcctataaaaacgcccgcgcggctggccgagagcagctcatttcatcttatttccaaacttcgtaaaaatttcctggattcaaagatttggccgatgaggcgcatgcgagatatgttcaggataaaatggcaacggttgagtgagctcatcgcactagctgaggcaggattacgtgctcaagaggaagaggatgagtttatgTCACAGGCCGCCGCAGAGGTAGAGGCAGCTTAATACAAGAAGAAGgctgatgaggctgaggctgaggatgagctattctcccaagctgcagatgaagcagaagccaattattacaaaaAAAACTGGTGAgaagtgtgatgcaggacaatgcagcaagtggaatgaggttgttgttgaggattgcgcgacggatgactccgaagatgagttactcatagattgtgattcagactgaagaattgtagcctattatgtagtatttacgtatcaaaaataatttagaactctaaagATGCGTTACTTATTGCTTATTATGTTTTTTAAAGTTCACAAAAAAATTttgcaagagttccccttgttttattaacaaccacagttcaaataatcacatattataagacatataagcatttcaacatataatacatcacaaaataacatcgaatataaaaacatccatagaacatagttcttcatacaatgtccacaaacaaagtccaaaatacaagTTCCACAACACATAGTCCAAAACACATAATATGGGACAACTGTTCCATgtgtaatatgggacaacaaaccctgcattgatattctagggtcgtttatgtcccacctaatctcctcacaagctcgagccaaaagcttgtcaaaagatggtctttcaacgaacaacatggtcacgatcttcataccatcaaaagtaacactcccataagcatctatctccacccttcctccatggtatagtgttactaggctgtccatctattacaaaaatggattactaactcaataatggctatatacttaagcctactaacgtactaagtaataaatatatattaactaataactatacagtaaatattaaatgaacacatcaaacgaaattacataatctataaataatgtacgaaaacaatgtatacctgaacgcgtacgagtccagctaacggtggagaaggttaAGTCGGACAaacacctacgtacaaaaaaaccaattgtcagtaaaaaatttggcagcacctcccctgtaaagtgatgtttatagaacctgcgaataaacgacaacacgacggttgccaacacagaaaacatgtaatatcaatgcgCTAACTATTTTAATAAAATCACTAccaatttactaaacactaacaatatgctAAGCACTAACAAGAAACTAGCTAACTATTTTAATAAACACTAACAACAAAATTActaactatttactaaacaaTAAACAGTTTACTAACTATTTACTAACTTTTTACTAACTATTTACTAACAATTAACATTAACAACAAAATTACTAACTATTTActaactatttactaaacaaTAAACAGTTTACTAActaagaaattaaaaaaaaaattACCGGCGGCAAGGGGCGGGCTGGGGCGGTGGCGAGcagggcgggcggcggcgagcaggGCGGTGGCGAGCAGGGGCGCGGCGGCCGTCGGTGGCGAGCAGGGCGGGCGGGCAggccgggcgggcggcgggcAGGCCGGGCTGCCGGCGGCGGAGCTCGGAGCTGGGCCCCCTCGCCGGAGCTGGGCGGGCGGGCaggccgggcgggcggcggcggcgatttCAGGCGGGGGCGGGCGCGATTTCAGGCGGGGGCGGGCCCAGCTCCGAGCTCCGCCGCCGGCAGCCCGGCCTgcccgccgcccgcccggccTGCCCGCCCGCCCTGCTCGCCACCGCcctgctcgccgccgcccgccctgCTCGCCACCGCCCCAGCCCGCCCATTGCCGCCGGtaatttttttttaatttcttagTTAGTAAACTGTTTAttgtttagtaaatagttagTAATTTTGTTGTTAATGTTAATTGTTAGTAAATAGTTAGTAAAAAGTTAGTAAATAGTTAGTAAACTGTTTAttgtttagtaaatagttagTAATTTTGTTGTTAGTGTTTATTAAAATAGTTAGCTAGTTTCTTGTTAGTGCTTagcatattgttagtgtttagtaaattcgTAGTGATTTTATTAAAATAGTTAGcgcattgatattacatgttttctgtgttggcaaccatcgtgttgtcgtttattcgcaggttctataaacatcactttacaggggaggtgctgccaaattttttactgacaattggttttttttgtacgtaggtgttTGTCCGACTtaaccttctccaccgttagctggactcgtacgcgttcaggtatacattgttttcgtacattatttatagattatgtaatttcgtttgatgtgttcatttaatatttactgtatagttattagttaatatatatttattacttagtacgttagtaggcttaagtatatagccattattgagttagtaatccatttttgcaatagatggacagcctagtaacactataccatggaggaagggtggagatagatgcttatgggagtgttacttttgatggtataaagatcgtgaccatgttgttcgttgaaagaccatcttttgacaagcttttggctcgagcttgtgaggagattaggtgggacataaacgaccctagaatatcaatgcagggtttgttgtcccatattacacATGGAACAGTTGTCCCATATTATGTGTTTTGGACTATGTGTTGTGGAActtgtattttggactttgtttgtggacattgtatgaagaactatgttctgtggatgtttttatattcgatgttattttgtgatgtattatatgttgaaatgcttatatgtcttataatatgtgattatttgaactgtggttgttaataaaacaaggggaactcttgcaaAATTTTTTTGTGAACTTTAAAAAACATAATAAGCAATAAGTAACGCATctttagagttctaaattatttttgatacgtaaatactacataataggctacaattcttcagtctgaatcacaatctatgagtaactcatcttcggagtcatccgtcgcgcaatcctcaacaacaacctcattccacttgctgcattgtcctgcatcacacttcTCACCAGTTTTTTTTAATAATTGGCTTatgcttcatctgcagcttgggagaatagctcatcctcagcctcagcctcatcagccttcttcttgtaataagctgcctctacctctgcggcggcctgtgacataaactcatcctcttcctcttgagcacgtaatcttgcctcagctagtgcgatgagctcactcaaccgttgccattttatcctgaacatatctcgcatgcgcctcatcggccaaatagtttacgccgcttccaatctctgcaaatataatgagaaaattaagttagcaaagtcaggataaataaattgtactaacataattataatatcatttatctcacttacttcccttgaggcgatcagcaagattatccaacatctgtttctcggcttgagccgcttcccattcccttgcatcctatgctctcttctcatctgccgccttcaacctcctatactctgcacgcttcgggctatcataaaaggcagattttgcttccctacgcatgtcgtgtatgcgatcgttaatgtacgaatcaacgagtcgagatccacaacgcatcttctgtcccattattctcttggactctattgtgcgcatcacctctcctttgtcgtcgtaactctcccaactgcatttcctcgtctcctacaaaaaaatagtaagtaccgctataacattacatctggtgcaaaaaaataccaacctcatcgtaatcgaccatatgtccacaaaaatatccaacaccaagctccgaaggaactaatccatacttagcttcaataccacatttgcagagtactggatcaaatttgacctcttctgccgcccacgccatgtatctcttttcctttacctctggctctggccaatgggacaaaggaccatacaaccactctctgaaacgacacttacgccacccgtatggctgcaagagaaaaaattagtaatttattgtaaataaaaactagtttatacatttagcgtatcaatgggctcacataatcaatgttcggacaacagaactgcttgtcatagtcttcgtcgatgacagcacggtctccacaatcgcatcgagacggtgagtccatccgtctttctgttgctacctccttctcatccgtcattggtggaggattcgggggaggaggtacccaacgcttaaaacgctcatgactggtctttccactcaaccaattaacgaaaagaagatatcgagggtcaaatttatcaggaccatcgatccactggaaaaagaaacacctctcatgtccctaaaataatggaaagatgcactattacatatctacaaaaaaatgaatgcgaacaaaattaagtgataagtcataagctacgtacgtccaaagtgccacaaaggtagcagcagcgagcagccgtgtctggatgttgtgattgatgtacccaagccagtctgccacagtcacagttaggcacggggagttcaggaggaacaggagcatccttactagatacgtccggatataactcccgaggacgacctctcttctgccacaacgcctctcggtacatgtctttcatctaataaacgattataattatcacttatacctaatatgctttataataagtttacacaaactaataatcgaaatgataatataataggtgtatacaaattattaaactaaaaacctaatatacaaaacgaatcagttcgaaatcataccttggtctacgaagtgaaccaactcaaatctttgaatccaggaaatttttacgaagtttggaaatgggatgaaatgagctgctctcggccagccgcgcgggcgtttttataggaattcgtagctcggcgccaagatctgtggcgccgagctacgaggccgcgccgccgccacgtcAGCGCCAGGTCAGCCTTGGACGCAGCTAGCCGTTGCGGCCacgtcacagctcggcgccataggctgtggcgccgagctgtgttagctcggcgccacagcctatggcgccgagctaagggtccaaaactgcatttaaaatttttttaggtctaaacgtgaatttatttctgtttaagggctaaaatacaaaaaattcggttcTGTACTCTGTGCAACTCTTATGGGAAATATCATTGAAGATTACATATGCATGAACTAATGCAGATGTATATTATTTTAGCTTCTTTATGATTTGTTAGCAAATAAATACATAAGTTAGTGCTGAATTTTATCCACATGACTCAATGTCTCAATCTACGCTAGGTTCACAATGCAGGATCGTTAAGATTATATTATTTGATTGGCTGACCAATTTTTAGATGTGTGGGCTGATGTACTATTATTTATTTGCACACAGTAGTTCTAACATTCTGTTGCTATACTTGTGATCACGTCCTTTCGGTCATCTGGTTAATTTGATTGCAGACATGGATAGGTCGGAATTTCAAATTGGATAGTTCATTGTGTATTCATGTCTTTCCCATGAGTGAAATGGATTTCATAATTCTGCCCAGAGAGTGTTGTCTTGTGATTATATTTTTCCGAAACATATTTGGCACATGGTACTTATATTTAATAATAATGGCCATCAATCTTAAATTAGATATAATGTTCCTTGTTATCTTGTATATGTGTCTTTGGAATATGTGTCTTTGCATAATAGATCCTTGTGATTATACTTTTTAGAACCTAGATAAAAAAACTAGCTTGTTTCTTTGGAATATGTGTCTTTGCGTAAAAGTTCAATAGAATCTATCATGTAGTAGGATGAGGTTTCAGGACTCAGAAATTCTCTTTATCTAGATTCGAAAAAAACTCCTAGTAATCAAGCTAGGATGAGATCTTAGGCTATGCCGCATGTGCATGTGGACAATACGAAATAACAGTCTATCTGATTGGTTGTGTGCCGTCTCATACCGTATGATTGGTTGGCAGGCTGTCCACATCCAGAGCGGCCGCGAGCGTTGACTGTGCTCCAGCATGTGATGATTGGTAACCTGTATGAAATGATTCTAGCCTGCACGAGGAGAGACAGCGGAGGTATTTTTCCATGCATCTGCCTGCATGTGCGGAGATGCTAGTGAGGCACGTTTCTACCGGTTCAGGCTCACGCGAGCCACGCGCTCCAGACATCGGCAACCAATCACGTAGATATTGAACCATCACATGTGTTGACTCTGTCTCAGCCCATGATTGGTTTCCTGCGCGCCGGAGGCGGCATGGGACTGCATGAGGGTCATTTGCTGCATGAGCAGGGACGCTAGAAGAGGCCTGTGTATCCCGCGGTGCATGATCGCTCCAGCTATGTGCTCACCATCCACCGAACCAATCAGACGAAGTGTGAATGCGAGCGAGCAAATGAGAGGTGGGTTCTAATAGAGCTCGAAGCTCGCATACGGATACACAAATAGACCGTGGAGGATAGAGAAACCATATATTTGAAGTACAGGGAGGTTGAGGACTCATTTTCCACGCCATTATCTGCACTCTTCTAGAAGGGTGATCAGCTAAATGCGAGCGCAGAAAATAAGTATGTGTAGCCGTTTGGGGCGTTTGCTAGAGATAGCCTTACGATTATGAGATTCTTTATATCCAGATTCTCCTTGGAACCAAACTGTCTTATGATGTTATTTAGATGCCTAAACTTTTAAAATGTACAAATAGATCTCTAAAGTCACTAATCGTGTCACGTTAGATAGAAATCATCAAAACTTTAAGTTAATTCATATGAATGGTGCACTAATGGCATGATGGCATGAAACAAGAACACTAGAGTTATGTACCACTCTCATCTCTCCCCCTACTACCATATGGGACCTTTGTGTTGATGCCATGTGAAAGTCATCTAGAGGAGGTGAATAGATGAAACCTAAAAATTACAAACTTTGAACACAAACTTTTCCTGAGGTTAGTGTTAGAACGAGTATTAATAAAATCGGAGCGCTGAAGAGAAGTTCTTCTTgcaatgagttgctcaatcaatacggataattttgggagccaactcaaaaatGATCGAGCAAGAGAACTACAGAGAAAGAGGAGAGGAAGAAGCAAATCGTAAGAAGTAATCAAATGCCAAGACATGTCGATTTGTTtctcgaggtttggttccaaggaacctacttcCTATTGAGGAGTCCACTGAGGACGTGTCTCTTTtaatctttccctctctcaaacagccaCTTAGACCCGTTGAGCTTTCTTCTCAATCTTGGGGGACACCAAGTCACGCAAGGACCTCCACACAAAGAATTGGAGCCTCTTGCTTCACAGTTACAACAAAGAGAATGGGGAAGAGAATGAGAAACAACCAAAGCTCAAATAATCACAAGACCTTCCGATCCTCAAATGTGTTAGACTATATGTCTCTCAAACACGAATCGATCAAATGCGATGCGGGAATGGCTTTGAATGCTTGGATATATTGCACTTAATGTGTAGTAGGTTGGAAGGGGTCTTGTTTCTTCAATGTgttggttgtggggtatttatagctcccaaCGACCAAAAGAgttgttggagaaaagctgcaaaAGCTGCACAGTCAGGTGGTGCACGGACCATGCGCCACCAGACCATGAACAGTGCATTGGCAGGTTACCGTTCTGACTGTTGCAGATAGTCGTTGGTCCATGTCAGATGTTCGGTGCGTCACCGGatggtccggtgccccctgctccAATTTTTTCTGAAGTTAGCCTGTTCACTATAATTCATGTCGGACAGTTGGGTGCGCCACCGGACGGTCTGGTAAACCCCCGGTGCGCTGGTCCGTTTTTGAATGAGTCTAAGTCCTTGGATCAGACGGTCCGATGCccgaccggacagtccggtgagccccCGGTCACCAGACAACAACACAAATAAGTTGTTCAAGTTATATAGTTTCAACGACCAACTTACCATGGCTACAAACGTCTTTAGCGACCAACCATCAATCACCAACATTTAGCACCCAATAATTGGTACTTAATAAGGGTCGTTAAAACTCAACCATGTAGTGATTATGCTTGAGTATAGAGTATAAAACACAAAAAACATGTGTGTTCTATTAGCTAAGTGAGTGTGAATGTGTGTTTAGAGCCAACAACTATGGTTCAAATTTTTATTTATACATAATTTTTACTTAATTTTACCGAGTATAGTCGGTCGCGTGGCATGGGTGGCATGGGTCGGTCATAAGGAGGTGCAGGATGGGCAGTCGCCCTGGTCCCTAAAACTATGGGCCCCTAAGTATCCATCAAGTATATGATATATGCTATGAATTTTTAGTAATTGGTCTTAGCCTAGTCACCATTTGGTAGTCACTTCGCTAGTTGCAGCATATTAGAAATATGAGAAACAAATTGATGAGCCTGTTGCAGGTGTAGAGGAAACAAATCGTCTTGTACTCCTAATGCGACACGGCGACACACTGAATCAAAACAAATCTTCATAGACTACTAACATGTCACGATGACATGCTAAGTTTGTCGATGCCATTGTGGCCTTGCTGCCCAATCTCACTGATGCTAGCACTGCTCCTACAACTCATAATTGAGTTCTTCAATCTTTAGAGACAGCGTGATCATGAATGACATCACACATCAGGTGATTCACACAACCCCTCTAGCCTCATATTGTTTGTTAGATACCCATAGTCATAGTGCTTAGTGTACTAGTCCTTCTATTATATGTGTGTATTTTTCAATCTCACCTAACTAAAGATTGTTCACTGATATATTATATCCATATAGGGTTTAAAGGTCTGGATTTTTGTTCCAAATTCTTATCTTACCCCTGCACCAAGTGATTAAAAATACCAAGGTAAGATATCTTTAGATACAGTATTGTGTGTTTTAAAATTTTTTTGAGCATATCATAGAGGTGGGTTATTATCTTAATGTCTCCATTGCATGTCGAACCTTATTTACAATGCGTGTGATTGTTGCCTGTCAAGAGAAGCTTTTCAAAACTAAAAATATTGGGA from Zea mays cultivar B73 chromosome 6, Zm-B73-REFERENCE-NAM-5.0, whole genome shotgun sequence harbors:
- the LOC100277404 gene encoding uncharacterized protein LOC100277404 yields the protein MAVPPRWANLNIDLVTEIMNRIPCAIDRARMAAVCQAWLAGIARAEDLTFQLPSLFLPPADVTGVYCYLSGCREHSMLPLPGPRYFGSYDGGWFFLAYGQTRGHRLLNIRTGDSHALPDMVLDQAAHETHSMVILAAAISSTPDDLYDAAGIVTYQPDLDAPRRRHFAFWSQGDAVAVCNVLPGAPVAVGAGWEPEDVVYYRRNFLFLTHAGHIVVCTPIYENDDGGNILVVPWKLMPFLERNFRDCVWEWEYPASTVIRACYLVESRGLLHMVVRLAAHHHAPTSWFKVFDMQPFDIIEPDDDNEEADERSWTWYEVEAVLLDRMLFVGRGCSRSYEVSQYPGFKDGIFFLDDQSFYDAEMMFGGVSERQYPCNDIGRWSPPEGLLPSHVEFYFPERVPSHNSPPVWLLP